The nucleotide sequence CGCGGCGCTGCGTGCTGACGTGCTCGTCCATCAGCGTCCCTCCTGGTCGGCTCCCGGCGCCGCCGCCCCGAAGATCCTGATGAAGATGAACGCGATGATGGCCACGCACAGGAAGACCAGCACGCTGATCGCCGAACCGAGCCCGAGGTTGAACGCCTTGAACAGGTTGTCGTAGCCCAGGATCGACACCGAGCCGGTGTCGTTGGACCCCGCGGTCAGGACGTAGATGTTGTCGAAGATGCGGAACGCGTCGAGCGTGCGGAACAGCAGCGCCACCAGGATTGCCGGCTTGATCATCGGCAGGATCACCCGGACCAGCCGGTGCCACGCTCCGGCGCCGTCGACCTGCGCGGCGTTGAGGAGGTCCTGCGGCACCAGCGCCAGACCGGCCAGCAGCAGCAGCGCCATGAACGGCGTCGTCTTCCACACCTCGGCCAGCACCACGATGGCCAGCGACGGCAGCTGCTCGGTGAGCGGCGCCGAGCCCTCCGGCAGCAGGTTCGCGAGATATCCCGTGCCCGGCGTCCACGCGTAGTACCAGCTGTAGGAGGCGGCGACGGTGACGATGCCGTACGGGACCAGGACGGCCGTGCGGACGACGCCCCTGCCGAAGATGGTGCGGTGCATGACGAGTGCGAGCGCCATGCCGAGGACGAACTCGATGGCGACCGACACCACCGTGATGCCGAGCGTCACGGCGAACGCGGTCCACCAGTACCGGTCGGTGAGGATCGTGGCGTAGTTGCCCAGCCCGACGAACTCGGTGTCGTCGGGGGCGGCGAGGTTGTAGCGCTGCAGGCTCAGCCACACCGCGTAGGCGATCGGATAGGCGGTGACCGCGAGCATCAGCACCACGGCGGGGCTGACGAGCCAGAACGCCAGGCGCCGTTCGGATCTCTCGTCGTCGGTGTCGGCGGCAGCGGCGGCGGCGCCGCGATCACGCGGGTTCTCGACGGTCGCGGTCACGGGATCAGCCCCTTGCCGTCGATGGCCTTCTGCACCTGCTCGGCGAGGTCGTCGGCAGTGCGCTCGGGATCGATGTCGGTGATCGGCGCGAGCGTCGCGGTGATGCGGGTGCTGACGGCCTGATACACCGGGGTGGCCGGGCGGACGGCGGCGTTGGTCAGCTGCTCGCGGATGATGGCGTACTGCGGGTACTTCGCCTGGAACGCCGGATCGTCGTAGAGCGAGGCACGGACGGCGGGCAGGCCACCCTCGACCGAGGTGTAGCGCTGGTTCTCGACATTGCGCAGGCAGCGGATGGCCTCGAACGCCTCCCGCTTGTGCTGGGTGTTCCGCCCGACCGCGAGGTTCAGCCCGCCGAGGGTCACCTTCGCCGGCTGGCCGGGGACCACGCCCGGATAGTTGGCGAAGCCGAACACCTCGCGGCTGGCCTCGTAAGCGGCGGTGAACTGCTCGTCGCTCGGCGAGAAGGTGCCCGCGTCGTTGATGGTGTCGGCGAGGTCGGGCCGTTGGTTCAGCGGCAGGAAGCCGACGCCGCCCTTGACGGCGTTCTCCAGCATCGAGGGCAGCACGAAGGGCCAGTTCACCTCGAGCGCGGCCTTGCCCTGCTCGAGCGCGAGCCGCGCGGTGCCCTCGTCGGTCTGCGTGATCGAGGGGTCGGCGCCCGGCGCGGTGGCAACCGACTTGATGATCTGCAGCGCCTTGACCGTGGCGGCGCGGTGCTCGGGGGTGTCGGTGAGCGTCACGGTCTTGCCGTCGTCGGACAGCACCCGCCCGCCGGCACTCTCCAGCAGCGTGTTGAACCACACCATCAGGCCCTCGTACTGCTTCGCCTGCAGCGCAATCCAACTCGGCTGCCCGGCGGCGTGCAGCCGGGTCGCTTCGGCCACCATGCCGTCCCAGTCCGACGGGGGGTCGGGCACCAGATCGGCGCGGTACCAGAGCAACTGGGTGTTGGTGGTGATCGGCGCGGCGTACAGCCGGTCCTGCCACCGCGCGGTCTCCAGCGGTCCGGCAAGCGTGTTCGACGTCGCGTCGGCCTCGGCCTCGCCGGCCGGGTCCTCCGACAGCGGCAGCGCCCAGCCCGCTTCGGCGAACTCCGCGGTCCACACGACGTCGAGCGCCATCACGTCGAGGGTCTTGTCGTTGCCGGTGAGCCGTCGCGCCAACTGCAGCCGCTGCGCGTCGGCCTCCTTTGGCAGGCTGATCTGCTGGATGGTGAAGCGGCCGCCGAGCTGCTCGTTGCACCGCTTGGACACCGCGGTGAACGTGGCCATCTCGCTGGCCGGCGTGTAGTAGTTGATGACGATTCCGCCGCCGCCGGAGCTGCATGCCGTGGTCAGCGACGCGGTCAGCGTCGCCGTCATCGCAGCCACCGCCGCAGCGCACAGCCGCCGAGCGCGCACGACCAGTCTCCCGTCCGGATCGCCAGGCGGGAACCTCCCGCGCACGAACCGTAGGACGATCTACGCGTGATGTGCAACACTCCCCGCCGCGCGCGGCGGATATCGGCGTCGGATCGTGACCTGCCCGCGGGCACCGGGCGGCACCGAGTGCGTATCCGGCGATGCGCATCCCCGGTGGCGCGTCGCGGGGGTCACGCTCGCCGACGGGGTCAGATGGCCAAGCGGCCCAGCAGATCCCGGCCCTGCTCGGCGCTCTGCGGGTCGCACAGCACGTCGTAGCGTCCGGCGACCAACTGCATGGTCGAGC is from Mycolicibacterium grossiae and encodes:
- a CDS encoding carbohydrate ABC transporter permease translates to MTATVENPRDRGAAAAAADTDDERSERRLAFWLVSPAVVLMLAVTAYPIAYAVWLSLQRYNLAAPDDTEFVGLGNYATILTDRYWWTAFAVTLGITVVSVAIEFVLGMALALVMHRTIFGRGVVRTAVLVPYGIVTVAASYSWYYAWTPGTGYLANLLPEGSAPLTEQLPSLAIVVLAEVWKTTPFMALLLLAGLALVPQDLLNAAQVDGAGAWHRLVRVILPMIKPAILVALLFRTLDAFRIFDNIYVLTAGSNDTGSVSILGYDNLFKAFNLGLGSAISVLVFLCVAIIAFIFIRIFGAAAPGADQEGR
- a CDS encoding extracellular solute-binding protein, which codes for MRARRLCAAAVAAMTATLTASLTTACSSGGGGIVINYYTPASEMATFTAVSKRCNEQLGGRFTIQQISLPKEADAQRLQLARRLTGNDKTLDVMALDVVWTAEFAEAGWALPLSEDPAGEAEADATSNTLAGPLETARWQDRLYAAPITTNTQLLWYRADLVPDPPSDWDGMVAEATRLHAAGQPSWIALQAKQYEGLMVWFNTLLESAGGRVLSDDGKTVTLTDTPEHRAATVKALQIIKSVATAPGADPSITQTDEGTARLALEQGKAALEVNWPFVLPSMLENAVKGGVGFLPLNQRPDLADTINDAGTFSPSDEQFTAAYEASREVFGFANYPGVVPGQPAKVTLGGLNLAVGRNTQHKREAFEAIRCLRNVENQRYTSVEGGLPAVRASLYDDPAFQAKYPQYAIIREQLTNAAVRPATPVYQAVSTRITATLAPITDIDPERTADDLAEQVQKAIDGKGLIP